A single region of the Lycium barbarum isolate Lr01 chromosome 2, ASM1917538v2, whole genome shotgun sequence genome encodes:
- the LOC132627094 gene encoding G-type lectin S-receptor-like serine/threonine-protein kinase At1g34300, with product MPDSQQCHKNTHKYTPKILFLHHLFNFLLKMKPLLLFIITFTIIIITTKAADILPGTTLLASNPNSKWSSPNNTFTLSFLQLDPTNQSSYFAAISYNNIPIWQAGGEVDSSGELRFLRNGDLQLTNGTSRTVVWSSKTANLGVSLANLDDNGNLVLKNGTSSNIWSSFNNPTDTIVPSQNFTKNHTLTSGVYSFKLLNNGNLSLLWNNSIVYYNSGLNSSANVNLSSPSLTMLPIGILSLNDRSLSSPLNVVYSSDYADEGNILRFLKLDTDGNLRIYSSTQGSGTQNVRWAALTDQCQVFGYCGNLGVCSYNETSPDCGCPSQNFEFTDPNDSRKGCKRKVDLSNCLSNATMLQLDNTKFLTYPPELSDQLFSAGISACRFNCLVNGACVASTSLADGTGMCYIKQPNFVSGYQAPTLPSTSFLKICGPAMPNPSAVSETVEKKNGERVPAWVVALVVVASLLGLVLLEGSLWWWCCRNSSKFASLSSQYALLEYASGAPVQFTYKELQRATKGFKEKLGAGGFGAVYRAVLANRSVAAVKQLEGIEQGEKQFRMEVATISSTHHLNLVRLVGFCSEGRHRLLVYEFMKNGSLDKFLFAEDQVLNWEQRYSIALGTARGITYLHEECRDCIVHCDIKPENILLDENYTSKVSDFGLAKLINPKDHRHRTLTTHVRGTRGYLAPEWLANLPITSKSDVYSYGMVLLEIVSGKRNFEVSEETNRRKCSLWAYEEFEKGNTEAILDKKLSDQEMNMEQVIRAIQVSFWCIQEQPSQRPTMGKVVQMLEGVTEIDRPPAPNAIEGSFAGTSLNTSSTSALSTFATSAPAPSSSSSFQTAKNVDRQSSSLLNSEIK from the coding sequence ATGCCTGACTCACAACAATGCCACAAAAATACTCATAAATACACTCCAAAAAtcctctttcttcaccacctctttaATTTTCTCCTCAAAATGAAACCCCTGCTACTATTCATCATCActtttaccattattattatcacCACAAAAGCTGCAGATATACTTCCTGGTACAACCCTTTTAGCTTCAAACCCAAACTCCAAATGGTCTTCCCCAAACAACACCTTCACTCTTTCCTTCTTACAACTTGACCCCACAAACCAAAGCTCATATTTTGCTGCTATTTCTTATAACAACATACCTATATGGCAAGCTGGTGGAGAAGTTGATTCTTCAGGTGAACTTAGGTTCCTCAGAAATGGTGATCTTCAGTTAACAAATGGAACTTCAAGAACTGTTGTTTGGAGTTCAAAAACTGCAAATCTTGGTGTTTCTTTAGCTAATCTTGATGATAATGGGAATCTTGTGCTTAAAAATGGTACCTCTTCGAATATTTGGTCTAGTTTTAATAACCCCACTGATACTATTGTTCCTTCACAAAATTTCACTAAAAATCATACTTTGACATCTGGGGTTTATTCTTTTAAGCTTTTGAATAATGGGAACTTGTCACTTTTATGGAATAATTCTATAGTGTATTATAATTCTGGTTTGAATTCTTCTGCAAATGTGAATTTGAGTTCACCTAGTTTAACAATGTTGCCTATTGGGATTCTTTCACTTAATGATCGTAGCCTTTCTAGTCCTTTAAATGTTGTTTATAGTAGTGATTATGCTGATGAAGGGAATATTTTAAGGTTCTTGAAATTGGACACTGATGGGAATCTTAGGATTTATAGTTCCACACAAGGTAGTGGGACTCAAAATGTGAGATGGGCTGCTTTGACTGATCAATGTCAGGTTTTTGGATATTGTGGGAATTTGGGGGTTTGTAGTTATAATGAAACTAGTCCAGATTGTGGATGTCCTTCACAGAATTTCGAGTTTACTGATCCAAATGATAGTCGAAAAGGGTGTAAGAGGAAAGTTGATCTTAGTAATTGTCTTTCTAATGCAACGATGTTGCAGTTGGATAATACTAAGTTCTTGACTTATCCTCCTGAATTATCCGACCAGCTTTTTTCTGCTGGTATTTCTGCATGTAGGTTTAACTGTCTTGTTAATGGTGCTTGTGTCGCTTCGACTTCTTTAGCAGATGGTACGGGGATGTGTTATATTAAACAGCCTAATTTTGTTAGTGGCTATCAGGCACCAACCCTTCCTAGCACTTCGTTTCTTAAGATATGTGGACCTGCAATGCCTAATCCTAGTGCAGTTTCGGAAACTGTTGAGAAGAAGAACGGAGAGAGGGTTCCTGCCTGGGTTGTTGCACTTGTGGTTGTGGCTAGTCTCTTGGGTTTGGTCCTTTTGGAGGGTAGTTTGTGGTGGTGGTGCTGTAGGAACAGTTCTAAATTTGCATCACTGTCGTCTCAATATGCACTCCTTGAATATGCCTCTGGTGCCCCTGTGCAGTTCACATACAAGGAGCTTCAGCGGGCAACAAAGGGGTTTAAGGAGAAACTCGGTGCAGGAGGATTTGGGGCAGTTTATCGGGCAGTTCTGGCTAATAGGTCAGTTGCTGCAGTGAAACAGCTGGAAGGAATTGAGCAAGGAGAGAAGCAATTCAGAATGGAGGTTGCAACTATAAGTAGCACACACCATTTGAATTTAGTGAGATTAGTCGGGTTTTGTTCTGAAGGGCGCCACAGGCTACTGGTCTACGAGTTCATGAAAAATGGTTCTCTTGATAAGTTCCTCTTTGCAGAAGATCAGGTTTTGAACTGGGAGCAACGATATAGTATTGCTTTGGGGACAGCAAGAGGTATCACATACCTTCATGAGGAATGCCGAGATTGTATAGTTCACTGCGACATAAAGCCTGAGAACATATTGTTGGATGAGAACTACACTTCTAAAGTATCGGATTTTGGTCTTGCGAAGCTCATTAACCCAAAGGACCACAGGCATAGAACCTTGACGACTCACGTGAGGGGTACTAGAGGATACTTGGCTCCAGAGTGGCTGGCCAATCTTCCTATAACTTCCAAATCTGACGTATACAGTTATGGTATGGTATTACTGGAGATAGTGAGTGGAAAAAGGAATTTTGAAGTCTCGGAAGAGACTAACCGGAGAAAGTGCTCTTTGTGGGCATATGAAGAATTTGAAAAGGGTAATACGGAGGCCATTCTGGACAAAAAGCTTTCCGATCAGGAGATGAATATGGAACAAGTTATACGAGCAATTCAGGTGAGCTTTTGGTGCATCCAAGAGCAACCATCTCAAAGGCCAACAATGGGCAAGGTGGTTCAGATGTTAGAAGGCGTTACTGAGATTGATCGGCCACCAGCACCTAATGCTATTGAAGGGTCCTTTGCTGGAACCAGCTTAAACACCAGTAGCACAAGCGCTCTTTCCACCTTTGCGACCTCGGCCCCAGCTccctcttcatcatcatcattccaAACTGCAAAGAATGTCGATAGGCAATCATCATCACTTTTAAACTCCGAAATTAAGTGA